A window of the Planococcus citri chromosome 4, ihPlaCitr1.1, whole genome shotgun sequence genome harbors these coding sequences:
- the LOC135845276 gene encoding uncharacterized protein LOC135845276: MKKHMKILLFFDVIVSIFHLSTLDEDHSIDVEAVDHALELLELNRSSVNWERSFGLLAERFVETESDLKSVKLLFAIISKIDGLWQHFRPDTDEPTSLTVLEWGTGYEGNCRKILRRTDYREVPKLISILERYEIDELSFCSKIENFYGETLGVNIPGLYRYGDEEMENILNSEYPDTDRLRTALALRDYYY, encoded by the exons ATGAAAAAgcacatgaaaattttattattttttgatgtaatCGTGTCGATATTTCATCTGTCAACCCTTGACGAG GATCATTCAATTGATGTGGAAGCTGTAGATCATGCGTTAGAGTTATTGGAACTTAATCGTAGTTCTGTTAATTGGGAAAGAAGTTTTGGACTTCTGGCAGAACgattt GTAGAAACTGAATCTGATTTGAAATCAGTGAAACTTCTTTTCGCAATCATATCGAAAATTGATGGACTCTGGCAACACTTCAGACCAGATACCGACGAACCCACAAGCCTTACCGTACTTGAATGGGGTACAGGATATGAgggaaattgtcgaaaaatattGCGAAGAACAGATTATCGCGAAGTTCCGAAATTAATTTCTATTCTAGAACGTTATGAAATCGATGAACTTtcgttttgttcaaaaattgagaacttttaCGGTGAAACTTTGGGCGTCAACATACCTGGGCTGTACAGATATGGCGATGaggaaatggaaaatattcTCAATTCAGAATATCCAGATACCGATCGTTTACGAACTGCGCTTGCGCTTAGAGACTATTACTACTAG